Proteins encoded in a region of the Streptomyces sp. NBC_01471 genome:
- a CDS encoding CoA-transferase, with protein sequence MTPDEVAGRLRSGMTIGIGGWGSRRKPMALVRALLRSDVTDLTVISYGGPDVGLLAAAGKIRKLVAAFATLDSIPLEPHFRAARQRGDFELTELDESMFMWGLTAATHRLPFLPVRAGLGSDVMRVNPELRTVTSPYPDGEELVAVPALRMDVALVHLNRADARGNGQYLGPDPYFDDLFCDAATEAYVSCERIVPSTEFAGAEAPQTLLVGRQSVTGVVETPNGAHFTSCVPDYGRDEPFQAAYAKAAADPDAWREFTARFLSGDEDTYQAAVAAFAEEGA encoded by the coding sequence ATGACGCCGGACGAGGTCGCCGGCCGGCTGCGCAGCGGCATGACGATCGGGATCGGCGGCTGGGGCTCCCGGCGCAAGCCCATGGCGCTCGTCCGGGCCCTGCTGCGGTCGGACGTCACCGACCTGACCGTCATCTCGTACGGCGGACCCGACGTGGGCCTGCTGGCCGCCGCCGGGAAGATCCGCAAGCTGGTGGCCGCCTTCGCCACGCTCGACTCGATCCCGCTGGAACCGCACTTCCGGGCGGCGCGCCAGCGCGGTGACTTCGAGCTGACCGAACTGGACGAGTCGATGTTCATGTGGGGGCTGACCGCCGCCACCCACCGGCTGCCGTTCCTGCCGGTACGGGCCGGTCTGGGTTCGGACGTGATGCGGGTCAACCCGGAGCTGCGTACGGTCACTTCGCCCTACCCGGACGGCGAGGAGCTGGTGGCCGTGCCGGCGCTGCGGATGGACGTCGCGCTCGTCCACCTCAACCGGGCCGACGCGCGGGGCAACGGCCAGTACCTGGGCCCCGACCCGTACTTCGACGACCTCTTCTGCGACGCGGCGACCGAGGCGTATGTCTCCTGTGAACGCATCGTGCCGAGCACGGAGTTCGCCGGTGCGGAGGCACCGCAGACCCTGCTGGTCGGGCGGCAGTCGGTGACCGGGGTCGTCGAGACCCCGAACGGTGCGCACTTCACGTCCTGTGTGCCCGACTACGGACGCGACGAACCGTTCCAGGCGGCGTACGCCAAGGCCGCTGCGGACCCCGACGCCTGGCGGGAGTTCACCGCACGCTTCCTGTCCGGCGACGAGGACACCTATCAGGCCGCGGTCGCGGCGTTCGCCGAGGAGGGCGCATGA
- a CDS encoding nitronate monooxygenase: MSTPLTELVGVRHPIVQTGMGWVAGPRLVSASANAGALGILASATMTLEQLRSAVHEVKSRTDRPFGVNLRADAGDAGDRVDIIIAEGVRVASFALAPSEALIGRLKDAGVVVIPSIGARRHAEKVAAWGADAVIVQGGEGGGHTGEVATTVLLPQVVDAVDIPVVAAGGFRDGRGLVAALAQGAAGVAMGTRFLLTSDSTVPDAVKAEYLAAGVKDITVTTKVDGLPHRMLRTPLVASLERAGRPAALLRALRHAAGFKAHSGLGWAEMVRDGLAMKHGKDLTWSQVLLAANTPMMLKASMVDGRPDLGVMASGQVAGLIDDLPSCAELVARIMSEAHGTLRSLAALEAAAAGTG, from the coding sequence CTGTCCACCCCGCTCACCGAGCTGGTCGGCGTGCGCCATCCGATCGTGCAGACCGGCATGGGCTGGGTGGCGGGCCCCCGTCTGGTGTCGGCCTCGGCCAACGCGGGCGCGCTGGGCATCCTGGCCTCCGCGACCATGACGCTGGAGCAGCTCCGCTCGGCGGTACACGAGGTCAAGTCCCGTACGGACCGGCCCTTCGGCGTCAATCTCCGCGCCGACGCGGGCGACGCGGGCGACCGGGTGGACATCATCATCGCGGAGGGCGTGCGGGTGGCCTCCTTCGCGCTCGCCCCCTCCGAGGCCCTGATCGGCAGGCTGAAGGACGCGGGCGTCGTCGTGATCCCGTCCATCGGCGCGCGCCGGCACGCCGAGAAGGTGGCGGCGTGGGGCGCCGACGCGGTCATCGTGCAGGGCGGCGAGGGCGGCGGGCACACCGGTGAGGTCGCCACCACCGTGCTGCTTCCGCAGGTCGTCGACGCGGTGGACATCCCCGTCGTCGCGGCAGGGGGTTTCCGTGACGGGCGGGGTCTGGTGGCCGCGCTCGCCCAGGGCGCCGCGGGTGTCGCGATGGGCACCCGGTTCCTGCTCACGTCGGACAGCACGGTGCCGGACGCGGTGAAGGCGGAGTATCTCGCGGCAGGCGTCAAGGACATCACCGTGACCACCAAGGTCGACGGGCTGCCGCACCGGATGCTCCGTACCCCCCTGGTCGCCTCGCTGGAACGCGCGGGACGGCCCGCGGCGCTCCTGCGGGCACTGCGGCACGCCGCCGGTTTCAAGGCGCACTCCGGTCTGGGCTGGGCGGAGATGGTCCGCGACGGCCTGGCCATGAAGCACGGCAAGGACCTGACCTGGAGTCAGGTGCTGCTGGCCGCCAACACGCCGATGATGCTCAAGGCGTCGATGGTGGACGGCCGCCCCGATCTGGGGGTGATGGCGTCGGGTCAGGTCGCCGGTCTGATCGATGATCTGCCGTCCTGCGCGGAGCTCGTCGCCCGGATCATGTCCGAGGCCCACGGGACACTGCGGTCGCTGGCCGCGCTGGAAGCGGCGGCCGCCGGGACCGGCTGA
- a CDS encoding AMP-binding protein has product MTQDEPARTVPGALAATARSHPDTEALIDGATRLTYAELALRVRRATAAVMASGVVPGDRVAVWAPNGHRWVVAALGALGAGAVLVPVNTRYKGEEAGWLLARSGARTLFVDNGFLGHDYLGYLGGLPGGAGSGPGDGTPAAAPARVSASCEDGGPGTAVPGRGPVPALPGLLDVVLIGGGTAHGARTWEEFLAAGGQVSDAAADARAAAVGPEDACDMFFTSGTTGRPKGALTAHGQNIRAFEAWSERAGLSHDDRYLIVNPLFHTFGYKAGVLACLRRAATMVLQPVFDVRETLRLVSAEKVTVLPGPPAIYTSILEHPDRHAYDTSSLRLAVTGASVVPVALVERMREELKLTVLTAYGLTESCGMVSMCTADDDARTVAATSGRAVDGVDLSVVDAAGNRLGPGEDGEIVVGGYNVMRGYFEDPAATAGAIDARGRLHTGDVGRLDTNGNLTVTGRLKDMFLVGGFNVYPAEVEQLLARHRQISEAAVVGIPDPRLGEVGRAYVTPRPGERPEPAEVIAFCRERLANFKVPREVVVLDRLPRNAMGKVLKSDLDRS; this is encoded by the coding sequence ATGACGCAGGACGAGCCGGCCCGCACCGTTCCCGGCGCGCTGGCCGCCACGGCCCGGAGCCACCCGGACACCGAGGCGCTCATCGACGGCGCGACCCGGCTGACGTACGCCGAACTGGCCCTGCGGGTGCGGCGCGCCACCGCCGCGGTGATGGCCTCGGGTGTCGTACCCGGTGACCGGGTGGCCGTCTGGGCCCCCAACGGGCACCGCTGGGTGGTGGCCGCGCTCGGCGCCCTCGGCGCGGGAGCCGTACTGGTGCCGGTCAACACCCGCTACAAGGGCGAGGAGGCGGGCTGGCTGCTGGCCAGGAGCGGGGCCAGGACCCTGTTCGTGGACAACGGCTTCCTGGGCCACGACTACCTCGGCTACCTCGGCGGACTGCCCGGCGGCGCGGGGAGCGGGCCGGGAGACGGCACTCCGGCTGCTGCCCCCGCCCGCGTCTCTGCCTCCTGTGAGGACGGCGGACCCGGCACCGCCGTACCGGGCAGGGGGCCGGTCCCCGCGCTGCCCGGTCTGCTCGATGTGGTGCTCATCGGGGGCGGCACGGCCCACGGGGCGCGCACCTGGGAGGAGTTCCTGGCCGCGGGCGGGCAGGTGTCCGACGCGGCAGCCGACGCCCGGGCCGCCGCGGTCGGCCCGGAGGACGCCTGCGACATGTTCTTCACCTCGGGCACCACCGGCAGACCCAAGGGCGCACTGACGGCGCACGGTCAGAACATCCGCGCCTTCGAGGCCTGGAGCGAGCGGGCCGGGCTGAGCCACGACGACCGGTATCTCATCGTCAACCCCCTCTTCCACACCTTCGGATACAAGGCCGGGGTCCTCGCCTGTCTGCGCCGGGCGGCCACGATGGTCCTCCAGCCGGTCTTCGACGTACGGGAGACGCTGCGGCTGGTGAGTGCGGAGAAGGTGACCGTACTGCCCGGTCCGCCCGCCATCTACACGTCGATCCTCGAACACCCGGACCGCCACGCCTACGACACCTCGTCGCTGCGCCTGGCCGTCACCGGCGCTTCCGTCGTGCCCGTCGCACTGGTCGAGCGGATGCGGGAGGAACTGAAGCTGACCGTACTCACCGCGTACGGGCTCACCGAGTCGTGCGGCATGGTCTCCATGTGCACCGCCGACGACGACGCGCGGACCGTCGCCGCCACATCCGGCCGGGCAGTCGACGGTGTGGACCTCTCCGTCGTGGACGCAGCGGGCAACCGGCTGGGACCCGGTGAGGACGGCGAGATCGTGGTGGGTGGATACAACGTGATGCGCGGGTACTTCGAGGACCCCGCCGCGACCGCCGGGGCGATCGACGCCCGGGGCCGCCTGCACACCGGCGACGTCGGGCGCCTCGACACGAACGGCAATCTCACCGTCACCGGCAGGCTGAAGGACATGTTCCTGGTCGGCGGCTTCAACGTGTACCCGGCCGAGGTCGAGCAACTCCTCGCGCGGCACCGGCAGATCTCCGAGGCGGCGGTCGTCGGGATACCGGATCCGAGGCTGGGCGAAGTGGGCCGGGCCTACGTCACACCCCGGCCCGGCGAGCGCCCGGAGCCCGCGGAGGTGATCGCCTTCTGCCGGGAGCGGCTGGCGAACTTCAAGGTGCCGCGTGAGGTCGTGGTGCTCGACCGGCTCCCGCGCAACGCCATGGGGAAAGTCCTCAAGTCGGACCTGGACAGGAGCTGA
- a CDS encoding MaoC/PaaZ C-terminal domain-containing protein: MSAPPRPRAGDWRGCELGERTVTYDERDAILYALAVGAEATDLDLVFEERLRVLPTFALTLAQWAPDALGSLGAFDIRTAVHGAQRFQVTSPLPRSGKLSMRAYVGEVWDKGSAAVFEVVVVSDCSIATWSLFAPGRGGFGGERGPAAPSAPAGPPGHAAEVATAPNQAALYRLLGDRHAMHIDPDAARAAGQPGPFLHGLCSMAAATLPLARAAGAHPADLVRLEGRFAAPVFPGDRLTARAWDRTGPQPPPTGGAHAAPTVELRFELLGGGRPVVSGGRAGFSV; this comes from the coding sequence GTGAGCGCGCCGCCGCGCCCCCGGGCGGGTGACTGGCGCGGGTGTGAACTGGGGGAGCGCACCGTCACCTACGACGAGCGCGACGCGATCCTCTACGCCCTCGCGGTCGGCGCCGAGGCCACCGATCTGGACCTGGTCTTCGAGGAACGGCTGCGGGTGCTGCCCACCTTCGCGCTCACCCTCGCCCAGTGGGCGCCCGACGCACTCGGCTCGCTGGGCGCCTTCGACATCCGTACCGCGGTCCACGGAGCCCAGCGGTTCCAGGTGACGTCCCCGCTGCCCCGCTCGGGGAAGCTGTCCATGCGGGCGTACGTGGGCGAGGTGTGGGACAAGGGATCGGCCGCGGTGTTCGAGGTCGTGGTGGTCAGCGACTGCTCCATCGCCACCTGGTCGCTCTTCGCCCCGGGACGCGGGGGTTTCGGCGGCGAACGCGGCCCGGCGGCACCGTCCGCCCCGGCCGGACCGCCCGGCCACGCGGCCGAGGTGGCGACCGCCCCGAATCAGGCGGCGCTCTACCGGCTGCTCGGCGACCGCCACGCCATGCACATCGACCCGGACGCCGCACGGGCGGCCGGACAGCCGGGACCGTTCCTGCACGGACTGTGCTCGATGGCGGCTGCGACGCTGCCCCTGGCGCGGGCGGCGGGCGCTCATCCGGCCGATCTGGTGCGGCTCGAAGGCCGGTTCGCCGCTCCGGTCTTCCCTGGCGACCGCCTCACGGCGCGGGCCTGGGACCGCACCGGACCGCAACCGCCCCCGACCGGCGGCGCGCACGCGGCGCCCACCGTGGAACTGCGCTTCGAACTCCTCGGCGGCGGCCGCCCGGTGGTGTCCGGCGGACGGGCCGGGTTCAGCGTCTGA
- a CDS encoding enoyl-CoA hydratase family protein — protein MGVSTSSPLSGVTVVTVDFPPVNALPVQGWYDLAAAVRTAGADPAVRCVVLTAAGRGFNAGVDIKEMQRTEGHEALVGANKGCAEAFAAVYECEVPVVAAVAGFCLGGGIGLVGNADAVVASDDATFGLPELDRGALGAATHLARLVPQHLMRTLYYTSRTATAQELHHHGSVWEIVPRAELLDAAVRLAAEIAAKDGTLIRLAKAAINGIDPVDVRRSYRFEQGFTFEANLLGVADRVRNTFGSKEKS, from the coding sequence ATGGGTGTCTCCACCTCAAGCCCCCTCAGCGGCGTCACCGTGGTCACCGTCGACTTCCCCCCGGTCAATGCGCTGCCCGTGCAGGGCTGGTACGACCTGGCCGCGGCCGTACGCACCGCGGGCGCCGACCCGGCTGTGCGCTGCGTGGTGCTCACCGCGGCCGGGCGCGGTTTCAACGCCGGAGTCGACATCAAGGAAATGCAGCGCACCGAAGGCCATGAGGCTCTGGTCGGCGCCAACAAAGGCTGCGCCGAGGCGTTCGCCGCGGTGTACGAGTGCGAGGTCCCGGTGGTCGCGGCCGTGGCGGGCTTCTGCCTGGGCGGCGGCATCGGACTGGTGGGCAACGCGGACGCCGTCGTGGCGAGCGACGACGCGACGTTCGGCCTCCCCGAGCTGGACCGGGGCGCGCTCGGCGCCGCGACGCACCTCGCCCGCCTGGTCCCCCAGCACCTGATGCGCACCCTGTACTACACCTCGCGCACCGCCACCGCCCAGGAGCTGCACCACCACGGCTCGGTGTGGGAGATCGTCCCGCGTGCGGAGCTGCTGGACGCGGCGGTGCGGCTGGCTGCGGAGATCGCCGCCAAGGACGGCACTCTGATCCGCCTCGCGAAGGCGGCCATCAACGGGATCGACCCGGTAGACGTCCGCCGCAGCTACCGCTTCGAGCAGGGCTTCACCTTCGAGGCCAATCTGCTCGGCGTCGCCGACCGGGTCCGTAACACCTTCGGAAGCAAGGAGAAGTCGTGA
- a CDS encoding SDR family oxidoreductase has product MTISNPADFTGRAVVVTGGTKGIGYAIAEAFLGAGAEVLVCGRGEPDSLPVAEGRTAAFRAADVRDPEAAAGLIEHAAARFGRLDTLVNNAGGSPDSDAATVSPRFVERIVALNLLAPFYTAQAANRVMRTQEQGGSIVNIGSVSGHDPQPGTAAYSAAKAGLLGLTRALALEWAPLVRVNHITTGLIRTENAAAVYGSDGGAAVARTIPMGRMAVPSDVADACLYLAGRQASYVNGADLAVHGGGDVPGRYLAARSADMAATGRQHRG; this is encoded by the coding sequence ATGACCATCAGCAACCCGGCGGACTTCACTGGACGGGCGGTCGTCGTCACGGGCGGCACCAAGGGCATCGGATACGCGATCGCCGAGGCGTTCCTCGGCGCGGGAGCCGAAGTCCTCGTCTGCGGCCGCGGCGAACCGGATTCCCTGCCGGTCGCGGAGGGACGCACCGCGGCCTTCCGCGCGGCGGACGTACGCGACCCCGAGGCGGCGGCCGGCCTCATCGAGCACGCGGCAGCCCGGTTCGGCCGGCTGGACACGCTCGTCAACAACGCGGGGGGCTCGCCCGACTCGGACGCCGCCACCGTCTCACCGCGGTTCGTCGAGCGGATCGTCGCACTCAATCTGCTCGCCCCCTTCTACACGGCCCAGGCGGCCAACCGCGTCATGCGGACGCAGGAACAGGGCGGCTCGATCGTGAACATCGGCAGCGTCTCGGGCCACGACCCGCAGCCCGGCACCGCCGCCTACTCGGCCGCCAAGGCCGGACTGCTCGGCCTGACCCGCGCCCTGGCGCTGGAGTGGGCGCCGCTGGTCCGCGTCAACCACATCACCACCGGGCTGATCCGCACCGAGAACGCCGCGGCCGTCTACGGCAGCGACGGAGGCGCGGCGGTGGCGCGGACCATTCCCATGGGGCGGATGGCGGTGCCGTCCGACGTGGCCGACGCCTGCCTGTATCTGGCGGGCCGTCAGGCGTCGTACGTGAACGGCGCCGATCTCGCGGTCCACGGGGGCGGTGACGTCCCGGGCCGCTACCTCGCGGCCCGCTCCGCCGACATGGCCGCCACCGGCCGACAGCACCGCGGCTGA
- a CDS encoding CoA-transferase: protein MSTQDATADERSDVTRAEYCVIACAEAWRGDGEILASPMGTVPSAGARLARLTFSPDLLLTDGEAMVIGDVPALGAAPEVVEGWLPYRRHLSMVTGGKRHVMMGASQLDRHGNQNISCIGDWKQPARQLLGVRGAPVNTINNPTSYWVPRHSTRVFVEKVDMVSGVGHDRAAAAGPSATRFHQLRRVVTDLAVLDFETPDRTLRVRSLHPGVSVAQVREATGFPLTVADDVPRTREPSAEELRLIRTVIDPSGLRDREVRT from the coding sequence ATGAGCACACAGGACGCCACCGCCGATGAGCGGAGCGATGTCACCCGCGCCGAGTACTGCGTCATCGCCTGCGCGGAGGCCTGGCGGGGGGACGGCGAGATCCTGGCCAGCCCGATGGGCACCGTGCCCTCGGCCGGTGCCCGGCTCGCCCGGCTGACCTTCTCCCCCGACCTGCTGCTCACCGACGGCGAGGCCATGGTCATCGGCGATGTCCCCGCCCTCGGCGCGGCGCCGGAGGTCGTCGAGGGCTGGCTGCCCTACCGGCGGCACCTGTCCATGGTCACCGGCGGCAAGCGGCACGTGATGATGGGCGCCAGCCAGCTCGACCGGCACGGCAACCAGAACATCAGCTGCATCGGCGACTGGAAGCAGCCCGCCAGGCAGCTGCTGGGTGTGCGCGGCGCCCCGGTCAACACCATCAACAACCCGACGAGTTACTGGGTGCCGCGCCACTCGACCCGGGTGTTCGTCGAGAAGGTCGACATGGTCAGCGGCGTCGGCCACGACCGGGCCGCCGCCGCGGGGCCTTCGGCCACCCGTTTCCACCAGCTCCGCCGGGTCGTCACCGATCTGGCCGTGCTGGACTTCGAGACACCGGACCGGACACTCCGCGTACGCTCGCTGCATCCCGGGGTGAGCGTGGCACAGGTGCGCGAGGCCACCGGGTTCCCGCTCACCGTCGCCGACGACGTGCCCCGCACCCGTGAGCCGAGCGCGGAGGAACTCCGCCTGATCCGTACGGTCATCGACCCCTCGGGGCTGCGCGACCGCGAGGTGCGGACGTGA
- a CDS encoding GMC family oxidoreductase, protein MPPEISTVTADYVIVGGGTAGSVIASRLTEDPAVSVVVVEGGPTDIDRDDVLTLRRWLGLLGGDLDYAYPTTEQPRGNSHILHSRAKVLGGCSSHNTLISFKPLPGDWDEWSEHGAAGWDAKSMDPYFSKLRNNIVAVDEKDRNAIARDFVTAAQQAAGVPRVEGFNKNPFHEGVGFFDLAYHPENNKRSSASVAYLHPHIEAGDRPNLTIMLETWAHRLELDGDRATGVHVRTKDGEEVLLRAGREVLVCAGAVDTPRLLMLSGIGPKQDLEALGIPVVHDLPGVGENLLDHPESVIVWETDGPIPENSAMDSDAGLFVRRDPGSRGPDLMFHFYQIPFTDNPERLGYEKPEHGVSMTPNIPKPRSRGRLYLTSADPEVKPALDFRYFTDEDDYDGRTLVDGIRLAREIAKTEPLAHWLKREVCPGPEVTSDEDISEYARKVAHTVYHPAGTCRMGAPDDALAVVDPELRVRGLSGLRIADASVFPTMPSVNPMIGVLMVGEKCAELLAATPAQGGTA, encoded by the coding sequence ATGCCTCCGGAGATCTCCACGGTCACCGCCGACTACGTCATCGTCGGCGGCGGCACCGCGGGTTCGGTGATCGCCTCCCGGCTCACCGAGGACCCCGCCGTCAGCGTCGTCGTAGTCGAGGGCGGCCCGACCGACATCGACCGCGACGACGTCCTCACCCTCCGCCGCTGGCTCGGCCTGCTCGGCGGCGACCTGGACTACGCGTACCCCACCACCGAGCAGCCGCGCGGCAACTCGCACATCCTGCACAGCCGCGCCAAGGTGCTCGGCGGCTGTTCCTCGCACAACACCCTGATCTCGTTCAAGCCGCTGCCCGGCGACTGGGACGAGTGGTCCGAGCACGGAGCGGCCGGCTGGGACGCGAAGTCGATGGACCCGTACTTCTCCAAACTCCGCAACAACATCGTCGCGGTGGACGAGAAGGACCGGAACGCCATCGCCCGCGACTTCGTCACCGCGGCCCAGCAGGCGGCGGGCGTCCCGCGCGTCGAGGGCTTCAACAAGAACCCCTTCCACGAGGGCGTGGGCTTCTTCGACCTCGCCTACCACCCGGAGAACAACAAGCGTTCCTCGGCGTCGGTCGCCTACCTCCACCCGCACATCGAGGCCGGCGACCGGCCCAACCTCACGATCATGCTGGAGACCTGGGCCCACCGGCTCGAACTGGACGGCGACCGCGCCACCGGTGTGCACGTCCGCACCAAGGACGGCGAAGAAGTCCTTCTGCGGGCCGGCCGCGAAGTGCTGGTCTGCGCGGGTGCGGTGGACACACCGCGGCTGCTGATGCTCTCCGGCATCGGTCCGAAGCAGGATCTGGAAGCCCTCGGCATCCCCGTCGTGCACGACCTGCCGGGCGTCGGCGAGAACCTCCTCGACCACCCCGAGTCCGTCATCGTGTGGGAGACCGACGGGCCCATTCCGGAGAACTCGGCGATGGACTCCGACGCCGGACTCTTCGTCCGCCGCGACCCCGGATCGCGCGGCCCGGACCTGATGTTCCACTTCTACCAGATCCCCTTCACCGACAACCCGGAGCGCCTGGGCTACGAGAAGCCCGAGCACGGCGTGTCGATGACTCCCAACATCCCCAAGCCGCGCAGCCGCGGCCGCCTCTACCTCACCAGCGCCGACCCCGAGGTCAAACCGGCCCTGGACTTCCGGTACTTCACCGATGAGGACGACTACGACGGCCGGACACTGGTCGACGGCATCCGCCTCGCCCGCGAGATCGCGAAGACCGAACCGCTCGCCCACTGGCTCAAGCGCGAGGTCTGCCCGGGCCCCGAGGTCACGTCCGACGAGGACATCAGCGAGTACGCCCGCAAGGTCGCACACACCGTCTACCACCCGGCGGGCACCTGCCGGATGGGCGCACCCGACGACGCCCTCGCCGTGGTCGACCCCGAGCTGCGGGTCCGCGGACTGTCCGGCCTCCGTATCGCCGACGCGTCCGTCTTCCCGACGATGCCCTCGGTCAACCCGATGATCGGAGTCCTCATGGTCGGCGAGAAGTGCGCCGAACTCCTGGCCGCGACCCCCGCCCAGGGAGGTACGGCATGA
- a CDS encoding SDR family oxidoreductase yields the protein MTSQNAEGTTDGAAGDGGGMCAGRVAVVTGAGRGLGRAHARALAAEGARVVVNDLGVGLDGAGGSAGPAQEVVDEIVAAGGEAVAHGGDIATTDGAASLVATALDAFGRLDILVNNAGFLRDRMLVNLDEDSWDAVMRVHLKGHFLALKHAGAHWRAEAKAGRTPQARVINTSSGAGLLGSVGQGNYAAAKAGILGLTLVAAAELGRYGVQVNAIAPAARTRMTETVFADAMAASVDGGFDAMAPENVSPLVVWLASGASGGVTGRVFEAEAGRITVMEGWRPGPAADKGARWTPAEAGEAALRLLAAAEQPQPVYGAQ from the coding sequence ATGACGTCACAGAACGCGGAAGGCACGACGGACGGAGCGGCCGGGGACGGCGGTGGCATGTGCGCGGGGCGCGTGGCCGTCGTCACCGGGGCGGGCCGGGGTCTGGGCCGCGCCCATGCGCGCGCCCTGGCGGCCGAGGGTGCCCGGGTCGTCGTCAATGACCTGGGGGTCGGGCTCGACGGCGCGGGCGGTTCGGCGGGCCCCGCGCAGGAGGTCGTGGACGAGATCGTCGCGGCCGGCGGCGAAGCGGTCGCCCACGGCGGCGACATCGCCACCACGGACGGTGCGGCCTCCCTGGTCGCCACCGCACTGGATGCCTTCGGCCGGCTGGACATCCTGGTCAACAACGCCGGGTTCCTGCGGGACAGGATGCTCGTCAATCTCGACGAGGACAGCTGGGACGCCGTCATGCGGGTCCACCTCAAGGGGCACTTCCTGGCCCTCAAGCACGCCGGGGCGCACTGGCGCGCGGAGGCCAAGGCGGGGCGGACGCCACAGGCCCGTGTGATCAACACCAGCTCGGGTGCCGGACTCCTCGGCAGCGTGGGGCAGGGCAACTACGCGGCGGCCAAGGCCGGGATCCTCGGGCTCACCCTGGTCGCCGCGGCGGAACTGGGCCGCTACGGCGTCCAGGTCAACGCCATCGCCCCCGCCGCCCGCACCCGGATGACCGAGACGGTCTTCGCCGACGCCATGGCCGCGTCCGTGGACGGCGGCTTCGACGCGATGGCCCCGGAGAACGTCTCGCCGCTGGTGGTCTGGCTGGCCTCCGGGGCGTCCGGCGGAGTCACCGGCCGGGTCTTCGAGGCGGAAGCCGGGCGGATCACGGTCATGGAGGGATGGCGGCCGGGACCGGCCGCCGACAAGGGGGCGCGCTGGACGCCGGCCGAGGCGGGCGAGGCGGCGCTGCGGCTGCTCGCCGCGGCGGAGCAGCCGCAGCCGGTGTACGGCGCGCAGTGA
- a CDS encoding aldehyde dehydrogenase family protein, which yields MWRGAASGATREVLDPADAKTLQTVAEGGAEDADAAVLAAHTAFAGGRGDWPGTPVAERAALLRRVAGLLQRDREEIALIESRDTGKTLEEGRVDVDDVTNAFRYFADLVMNESGGRVVDAGSPDVHSVVVHEPVGVCALITPWNYPLLQASWKIAPALAAGNTFVVKPSEVTPLSTVHLVKLLTEAGLPAGVANIVTGPGVPVGARLAEHPQVDLFSFTGGLASGTTAASSAVAGAKKIALELGGKNPNVVFADACATEEGFDTAVDQALNAAFIHSGQVCSAGARLIIEESVRDRFVAELARRAERIRLGRGTAEGVECGPLVSQQQLDKVEAYVASALAEGAQLRCGGRRPEPSGDRPATGYFYAPTVLDSCHRDMKVVREETFGPILTVETFRDEEEAVTLANDTEYGLAGAVWSADTARARRVAARLRHGTVWINDYHPYLPQAEWGGFGKSGIGRELGPTGLDEYRESKHIYENLRPAPVRWFTG from the coding sequence ATGTGGCGGGGCGCCGCATCCGGCGCCACACGGGAGGTCCTCGACCCCGCCGACGCGAAGACCCTGCAGACCGTGGCCGAGGGCGGCGCGGAGGACGCGGACGCCGCCGTACTGGCCGCGCACACCGCCTTCGCGGGCGGCCGGGGCGACTGGCCGGGCACCCCGGTGGCCGAACGCGCCGCGCTGCTGCGCCGGGTCGCCGGGCTGCTCCAGCGCGACCGCGAGGAGATCGCGCTCATCGAGAGCCGCGACACCGGCAAGACCCTGGAGGAGGGCCGGGTCGACGTCGACGATGTCACCAACGCCTTCCGGTACTTCGCCGATCTGGTGATGAACGAGAGCGGCGGCCGGGTCGTGGACGCCGGTTCGCCCGACGTGCACAGCGTCGTCGTCCATGAGCCGGTCGGCGTCTGCGCGCTGATCACGCCCTGGAACTACCCGCTGCTGCAGGCCAGCTGGAAGATCGCGCCCGCGCTCGCCGCGGGCAACACCTTCGTCGTCAAGCCCAGCGAGGTCACCCCGCTCTCCACCGTCCACCTGGTGAAGCTCCTGACGGAGGCCGGGCTGCCCGCCGGAGTGGCCAACATCGTCACCGGCCCCGGAGTCCCCGTGGGGGCCAGGCTCGCCGAACACCCGCAGGTCGACCTCTTCTCCTTCACCGGGGGACTCGCGAGCGGGACCACGGCCGCGAGCTCGGCCGTCGCCGGTGCGAAGAAGATCGCCCTGGAACTGGGCGGCAAGAACCCCAACGTGGTCTTCGCCGATGCCTGCGCCACCGAGGAGGGCTTCGACACCGCCGTCGACCAGGCGCTGAACGCCGCCTTCATCCACAGCGGCCAGGTCTGCTCGGCCGGGGCCAGGCTCATCATCGAGGAGTCGGTCCGGGACCGCTTCGTCGCCGAACTGGCCCGTCGCGCCGAGCGGATCAGGCTCGGCCGCGGCACCGCCGAAGGCGTCGAGTGCGGGCCGCTGGTCTCCCAGCAGCAGCTGGACAAGGTCGAGGCGTACGTGGCGTCCGCGCTGGCCGAAGGGGCGCAGCTGCGCTGCGGCGGCCGGCGCCCCGAGCCGTCCGGTGACCGGCCCGCCACCGGTTACTTCTACGCGCCCACCGTCCTGGACAGCTGCCACCGCGACATGAAGGTCGTCCGCGAGGAGACCTTCGGGCCGATCCTGACCGTCGAGACCTTCCGCGACGAGGAAGAGGCGGTGACACTGGCCAATGACACCGAGTACGGACTGGCCGGCGCCGTCTGGTCGGCCGACACCGCCCGCGCCCGCCGCGTCGCCGCCCGGCTGCGGCACGGCACCGTCTGGATCAACGACTACCACCCCTACCTCCCGCAGGCGGAGTGGGGCGGCTTCGGCAAGTCCGGCATCGGCCGCGAGCTGGGACCCACCGGCCTGGACGAGTACCGCGAGTCCAAGCACATCTACGAGAACCTCCGGCCCGCACCGGTCCGCTGGTTCACGGGCTGA